A window of Miscanthus floridulus cultivar M001 chromosome 12, ASM1932011v1, whole genome shotgun sequence genomic DNA:
CCAGGAGTTAATTTTGGAGGCATATATGATGTGTTTGAGAACTTGTATCCTGTAAAAGTGTAAATTTTTCCACTGTAAGTGGCTGGGCTCAAAAATATGTTAATAGTTTAGCTGTTCACTGTTCAGTAGCGAGAGTGAATTACCTCCACCATGGACGGATTCAGTCATTGTGGATCTGATGGACGTATCTGAAGAAGTTTTACTGCTTGAAACTTCATCTATAGTCATTTAAAACAAAATGAAAGCATGTATCAGGCATGTGGTTATGCCTATTGTTTAACAGAAAATGGTGTCAAAACTGTAAGGTTGCTGAATGACACCTTTCCAAGACGGGACTCGAGCTGTCAAATTATCTTCTCCGTTGTGATCTTGACTGGTTTCAGACAGTTGCTATGAAAATATGCCAATAAAATCATTTGCTCACACAAAAGTTCCAGCAGAAGAGAAGGCTTGAAAGGTAACAGTAAATTTTGACTAAGAGTGAAAAAAGATTTGATCAATACAACTCACCAATAGATTATCTTCACTCAACGATTTCATCAATTGTTTCTTAAATGCTTCCAACTGCACAGAATGAACAATCTCTGGTAATTTGGGTAACTAGCGAAGTGCATTTTTCATGTAGAATAAAAGTACAGTTTTTGAAACTTCATGCTGGTTAGAATTCCTCGCCAGGCTCATACATACGACATCATACAAGGAAATGACAAATAAACAGAAAAGTAATGTTCCAGTCAGAAACTTCACAGCCAATTATTATAGTTTCTGCAACACTATGCGTGAAACTGCAAAGTAAAGTAACTGACAGTAAAGCAGTAGCCGAACCTGCCCTTATTTCTATGCTATTTATCTACTGAATCAGTATCCACAAATCTGGCTTGACAATCTGGTATCCATAGCGTTGTGTTCAAAATTATTTATTACCGGCGGGCTTCTCTAAAATATCGTCAATTTAATCTGCCACACAATCTCAATGTCTGCAGTACAATTATCTATTTTCCAACTATACGAAATCCTTAACTAAGACTGAAAGATATAAAAAACACCCGCAGTGTACAATTTTGTATCCAGCCGAAGTTGAACCATCTGACTAAAGTAAAGAAACTTCTACCGCGTTCTTGAAATCATCAAGAACAAATCAAATGCTGTATTTCTTCCATCACAGTAAGTCAGTAATCATATAACATAAGACATACTCTCCACTGCGATGACGACTACACTATAAACAAGGCTACACACACGGTATATCCAAATTCATAGCAATCAAATGCATGTTTGTCCTATCTTTACCAAGTGTCCAAAATCATGGACTCATGGTAACTGAAAAGCACATCTCTGACATACAAAAGCAGACAACACTAAAAGAAGAGTGTCTGGTCAAAGTCACCAACAATTCCACCAACTGAACACTCTAAACACACCTCTAATCAAAACTTGCAGGTTCACATAACAATCCATGCCAAAGCCAAAACTTGCAACCAGAATTGAGAGGATTCGCACTACAGATGGGCCTAGAAAGCTAGTACCTTTGCCAAATTCCTGGCCAGCTTTTTGGTCGTCGCGGCGAGCGAGTCCCTTTCCTTCGCTAGCTTCGCCTGCGCACCAAAGGATCAGAGCCAAAGAAGCCCAATTACAGACCACAATTCTACGGGAAGAATTCCGGCAAAGGGAAGGGGAAGGCGAGGACGGGGGGAGCTTACGTTCTCGTCGAGAGCGGCGGCCAGGCGCGCGTCGGAGTCGGCGAGGCGGGCGCGGAGCTCGGCCTCGGCGCGGTCGCGGTCGGCGAGGTCACGGCGGAGGCGCGCGGCGTCGGCCTCGAGGCGGGAGACGCGGGAGGCGATGGCCATGGAGGTGATCTTGCGCGCCACGTCCAGCTGCTCGTACGGGTCGGTGGGGATCACGGCCAGGATCTCGTCGGGAAGGTGGAAGTCCACGCCcggcgcggccgcggccgcggacgCCGACGCCTCGTgcctcgccatcgccgccgccgccgggggacGACGGGCGGGTGCCGGGGTGGGTCACTTCTTGGTGGCGCTGGCGGTGGTCCCCGCCTCCCTGGCGTCGGGGAAGAATAGGAGTGGAAattaaagttttttttaaaaaaaaaatctttatggATACGGACGCGGACATGTGGTTTGTGATGGCCTGATGGGGATGGGTTTGCCTGGCTGTACACTGCGGGGTGTTCCATGTCATTTTCCCACTCATTTTTTCTCCTTTGATTCCTTTTGCATTTTCTTTGTACACCCTTTTGTTCCTACCCTCCGTATATTATTGATGAGTTGGTAGGAGCTACACTTATTCCTCCCATGATCAATAATGTCTAGCatcttttttctttaaaaaagatATAAGTGCTGGCAGCAACACTATTATATTGAAAAAAGGAAATACAAGCAAAGCAGTACGGAGTACTATGCAAAGCTGTATttgtaataatttataaaatacttACTATAGCTACCAAATCCTCTTCTGCTTTATGTAGGCAACCCTTGAACTAAAAACCTCATATTTGAGTACAAAGAAAATCTTATTTATTCTCCAACCAACGTACATATCAACATGCTGGTGTGAATATGTGATGTGCTTTGGTGACTAAGTAGTTTCGTATAAACTCGTACTTAGCATTTTCTTCAACCTCCAAATGtctagaaagaagaagaaaaaatagaaaacacGTGCAAAGGTGAGAAAGATCAAGGACCGAATGGCACTCTTACGAAGTCATCTTCTGCTGGGCCGGCCTTGCAGCTTTCGCTGTGGGGAGTGAATGGCACTCTCAAGGAGTAACGCGCCAGGCCCAATTCGCGTCGCGCAGCCGAGGCCGCACAGCAGATCGCGCAGTGAGACAGTCGAGTTCGGGGGCATTAGCAGTTTTAGTACACCTCGC
This region includes:
- the LOC136496623 gene encoding uncharacterized protein At4g15545-like, which gives rise to MARHEASASAAAAAPGVDFHLPDEILAVIPTDPYEQLDVARKITSMAIASRVSRLEADAARLRRDLADRDRAEAELRARLADSDARLAAALDENAKLAKERDSLAATTKKLARNLAKLEAFKKQLMKSLSEDNLLQLSETSQDHNGEDNLTARVPSWKDEVSSSKTSSDTSIRSTMTESVHGGGYKFSNTSYMPPKLTPGSTPRISSSSGSPRAYSTGPPSPKFLSGPTSPTKTRSEVQLTFSSWQGPSSHQYSAPTSPPQRHSFTGRPRIDGKEFFRQARTRLSYEQFGAFLANIKEFNAQKQSREDTLSKAEEIFGTEHKDLYISFQNMLNRNQS